ATCTCCAGGCCGATCGGCTGTGGCGAGCCGTCCAGGCTGGAAATGAAACCGCGCGCCAGCGTGCCGGTTTGTTTAGTCCAGGAAGGCTGGTTCGCTTTCAGCTCGGTGAGGCGGCTTTGGGCAAGTTGCAGCAATTCCTTCGCCTTATCCACGTCTTTGGGCGCATAGAACTCGCCATGGAGCAGCGCGTAACGCACGGCCTTAAGCAGCACTGCCACGTCGGCATACAACGGTGCCCGCTCCATGGGTTTGGCGGCGGTCTCCAGCGAACGCAGCGTCTGCTCCAGGGACTGCCGCACTTCGGTGGGAATCTCAATCCCCGGTGCGGGTAACTTCCTGGTTGCGGCCGCGTTTGTGGCGGACGAAATTTTCGGGACCGGTTTCGGGATGGGTTTGACGGGTGTGGGAGCAGCGGCGGTGAGTGTCATTCCTGGCAGCAGTCCCAAAAGAGTTAACGTCGCAATTTTCATAATCCTCGAACATTGGTTCAGGGCGCTGCGTTTATTTACCTCGCAAGCGTTCCCAAAGTGGTTGCAGGTCTTCGTCCGCCAAAGCCATCCGCCGGATTTGTTCCCCATTGGCCCCCGCTCGCATGGCTTGCTGCAAAAAATCCCACGCTTCCGGCAAGCGGTCCATCTGGGCGGCATAGCAGGCCAGATTGAAGGACACCATTTCCGAGCCGGGAAATTGCCGGGCGGCAGGCAGCAAGGCGTTCCATGCCTGCGTCAATCCGCCACCGGGCACCCGCCGCAACGCATAGGCTTGATTCAACCAGCTACCCACCCGATCCGGGCACTTTATCATCATGGCCCGGGCAACCCGCAAGGCCGCCAGCCAATCCTTTTGCAGCGCGTGAATCTCCCAACGAATATCCAATACCGTTGGCTCTTCCAATAAGTCGGCGGGGAGACGTTCCAACTCCGCAGCCGCTTCCTGCAGATTGCCCAACTCCACCCATCCCAAGGCGGCAGAAACGGTAAAACGGTGGGGCCAAGGCAAGCCTTTCATTGCCTTGTTGCCTCGATGCAGAGGCAGCGATGGACTAGACTCCGCGCGCGGGCCGTCGCCCGGCAGTTCTCAATACGGCCTCGTGCATGAATAGCGACAGCCATTCCTTTGCCTCCGATTGTTCCGTTGCCGAACCGCCGCATAATTCGACGGTGCCATCGCCGAGCGCCAGCAGTTTGGCGTTGCCGAACATGGCCACGATGGCTTGTTGTTTTCGTTCTTTAAGCTCACTTAATATGTTTTTCATTCCCCCCAGCGTACCCTGGGGGGTAGGACAAATACGGTCCTACCTTAAAAATATTTTCCAAATAAAAAAACACTATTCCAGGCCTGATTTTCAGGGTATTTTCGTGCCATGCACCCGTAATTCGCTCCCGGACGAGCACCCCGGCAATCAAATTTCGGCGGAAACGGGTGGGGTTTTATCCGCTGCCTCCGGCTCGGTCTTTTTCAGATGTTTCTCAATGCAATCCACCAGTTGATCGAGCGTGACCGGTTTGGCCAGGAAAAACAATCCGCCGCGTTGGGTGCCCGCCTCGCCGACCTCGCGTTTCGAGACCGTGGCGGTCAGGAAAACCACCGGAATATTCTTCAGGTTGGGGTCCGCTTGAATCAATGCGGCCACTTCTCCGCCATCCACATCCGGCATGATGACGTCCAGTAGGATCAAGTGGGGTTTGAACTCCCGGGCAGTTGCCGCCGCCCGGCGTCCGCGATTTTCCTCGCGCACCTCGTATGGCCCGGCCTTTTCCAGGTTGAGCCGGACCATGCGAGTAAAGGTGGTTTCATCGTCCACCACCAGGATTCGTTTTTTTTCAGTCGTCATAATACACACTCATTTCTAAACCAGAGGGTGGCGCAAACGCCCCCTTCATTTCGGTTGGTCAGTCTAATTGTAGCGCCATGGAGTTCAAGAATCTTCCGGGTAACCGCCAGGCCCAAGCCCGTTCCCTGGCCCGTGGGTTTGGTGGTAAAAAACGGTTCAAAAATCTTGGACAGCTTGTCCGGGGCAATGCCCGTGCCGGTATCTTCCACCAGCACTTCCACGACCCGATCACCCGGACGGAATCGCTCCGCCACCCGTGATCCAGCGTCCCAGACCACTTCCTCCGCCTGCAACGGCCGCACTCTTGTGAGCACATGCAGGGTACCGCCGTTCGCCATGGCATGCAGTGAATTGATGAACAAATTCAAGAACACCTGTTCAATCTTGTTGCGGTCCAACTGTAACAAAGGTAGTTCCGTCATCAATTCCTTGCTTACCTCCACTCTTCCGCGTGACAAATCATGACGCAACAACGCCAGCGTGGAATCAATCAGGTTGTTCAAACTCTCCGATTTTACCCCCAATTCCTGGGCGGCAGCAAAATCCAGCAAACCGTGAATCACCGAATCCGCCCGCTTCAGCGCACTGCCCATGTCTTCGAGCACCTGATGGGTGGACTCTTCCTGAGCGGCGGTGGATGTGCGTAAAAATTCCATGCCGGACAACAGGATGGCCAGGGGATTTTTTACTTCATGCGCCACCCCGGCCGCCAAGCGGCCCACGGTCTCCATTTTTTCGGCGTGCATCAATAAATTCTGCGCCAGCTTCAATTCTTCGTGGGATTTATTCAAATCCACCAACGCCTGTCGCAAATGTTCCTCGGCCACTTTGCGCGCCGTAATGTCCGCGATCAACCCGTCATACGCCACCAGGCGCCTTTGCTCATCATAACGCGGCACCGGGGTGTTGCGCACCCAGCGCACCGAGCCATCCCGATGCAGGATGCGATGCTCCAGCGGCAGCGCCTCGCCACGCAGGATATTCTCGGACTGCCGGAGTACCGCTTCCCGGTCTTCCTGATGGATCATGCGGTACCACAGAAATGGGTCCTTTTCGTAGTCCTCGGGCGCATAACCCGTCACATTCAAACAGCCCGGCCCATGGTGGGTGGTCACTGGCCGTCCGGCGCGGATCTCGACCGTGTAGATGTAATCGGTCACTGAGCCGAGCAGTTCGCGGTAACGTTCCTCGCTGTGGCGCAGCGCAATTTCCGCCTCCCGGCTGTTGGTGATATCCCAGAAAATGCACTGCACGCCAATGATTCGTTTCAAGGCGCCATAGACCGGCATTTTGCACACCTGCACATACAATTTCCGGCCGTCCGGTGGTTGGTTTACCTCCACGGTTTCCAGCAACTGCCCGCTTTCAATCACCTGCCGGTCATCCGCCTGGTATTTGGCGGCGAGGTCGGCGGGGAAAAAATCATAATCGTTCTTGCCCACGATTTCCTTGAGGGTTTTGCCCAGCGTCTGGCAAAAGCGCTGGTTGGCAAACGTGAACTGGCTGTTGATGTCTTTGCGAAAAATGTTTTGCGGCAAATATTCCACCAGGGAATGGTAAAACGCCTCCGAGGCCCGCACTTTCTCCTCAGCCCGTTTTTGCAGTGTAATATCCCGGGCAATGATCGAGAAACCGGCCGCCGTTCCGCCCACCAAACGTTGCAGTGGCGAAACAGTCAGTGCCACCTCCAGTCGGCTGCCGTCCTGACGGACCTGTTCCAACTCACGGTTGACGACATGCTCGCCCGCATTGGCGCGTCGCAAAATATCGGTTAACTCTGGTTTATTGCCGGGCAGGCATAACCGCTCCAGCGGCATCCCTACCGCCTCCGCCACGCGATAACCAAAAAGACGCTCCGCTCCGGGATTCCAACTGGTGATGAGCCCCTCCAGATTGACGGCCATGATGGCGTCATCCGAATACTTGATAATGGCCGCCCACTGTTGGAGTAATTCTGGATTGGCGCCATTGCCATTCGTCCCGTCGGGATGCGCACCGGAGCGTTGGGGCATTTCGTTATCTCCCTTTGTGCCAGAGACTCGGGCTGGTTTGACGTGTGCTTTGGGCATTCGCTTGATTTGGTGCTATTGCATTCAATACCGCGATTACTCTGCCAACCAAGGTACCAGCATTTCTCGGTTCCTGCAACGCGGAATCGCAAGGAATCTCGCCGCATTGGTGGAAGGCGGCCAACAACCCCGTAGGAGACGACGTAAGGCAGACTCTAACTTGAACCCTTGCGCCGACTGACGCCGTCGGCCACGGTGGGGTTGGGGGAAAAACTGGACCAAAACTGGACCGTTTCTGTACCAAAAATGAAATTTTCAGGACGTGGCATCGACAGAGGTCATTTTTATAAGTCGGTGTAAAACAGACTGTTGCGAGGATTGAGAGTCCGCCGTCGCTGGTCCAGTTTGCAGGGGGGTGGTGCAGTTTGGTTGCGGGAAAGTGGCCAGAAGTTGGCGCAACGAGTTCTGGCAGAAGGCGAAGCTATTGGAAAACAGCATCCGATCCAGGTTCATGAACCGTTGAGCCGTGCGAAAGTATTGGGTGATGAGGGATGGCTTGGTGCGCGGCCCGAGCCGTTTCGGGGTAACGCGGATGATGGCGCGAATGATAACCGGTTTGATGATCTTGGGGCGGATGATACGAGAGATGAATTTGTGAGGCCACATAAAGATTTCAGATTTCACATTTCAGATTTTTGTCATGCGGGTCGTGACACACGGTGTCTGGCGGATCGCAAACGCGCGCTCCGTTATAACCCACACCCGAGAGCGTAACACTGGAATGGATAAAGCGATTCTCTCCCGGAGGGAAAAAACGAACAGGGGGGAGAAATACGAAATGGCACGCGGCGATAAAGCAAGGTGGCTGAGAGCTGATAGTTGATAGTTGAATGACGGAAGACGGTAGGGACGGCAAAGACCAGTGAACAGTGAACAGTGATCAGTGACCGTAAAAAGGAATGGGACGGATGGGATAGCAAGGAAGAAACAGCGCAGACACAACCCTCAAAGCAAATCCGGGATTGGGCTCAAGTCAAAAGGGTGAAAGTCCGGCCATGGGAGCGTGGGATGGTCGCTGAGAATAATAAAACAGGGGATTGACAATATTCCAAACAGGAATATTCTTTGCCTGTGTATGTGGCAAATTGAGCCAACGACTGGTTGGGAAAAAGACCAAAAGCATTATGCAAAAAAACGACCGAATGAACTTGCGGCCGTGATAAGGAATTTGGGGAGATATGTGGCGCTTTTGAACGTCTCAAAGAACTCTAAGTCTGTCCAGGCAGGGTATTTACACACGGAACAAAGCGGCGTATTGGCAATTGACCAGAAGGGCGGCGGCGGAAATTTACAAGAAACAAGATTGTACACGTACGCGGCTGACGAAACGAAAACTGTCTATTTGATCGCGATTGGGGATAAAAGCGCCCAACATGACGATGTGGAATATTGTAAAAGGTTTGTCCACGGATTGCGGGACGTGAGTAACAGTCAAGGTACAGAGGAATAATTCCTGTACGATCGAAAAACTGCTGTAAAATTTAAGTAACTTATGAACACGGAATTAGAACGACAAGGCACCAAGGCGACCGGACGGAAATATGCCTCGGTGGCTGAACTGATGCGCGGAGAGGGTGTGGCTAAAGAAGTCCAGGACAAGGTGAAAGCACTGGAAGAAGAAACGCATATTGTGCTCCAACTGGCAAAGCTCAGGCAGGCAGCGGGAATAACTCAAGAGGAAATGGCCAAGGCGCTTGGCGTAACCCAAAGCGCCATCTCAAAACTGGAAAGCGGCTCTGACCTGGATGTTACGCTCCGGGAAATCAAGGAGTATTCGCGGGTAACGGACCAGCGAATCGGGCTGATGTTTGGCAAGCCGCTGAGCCACGTGGAAGCGGTCAAGTGCCACGCACTGGCGATCCGGCAGCGGTTGGAGAAACTTGCGCAGATCGCGAACCGGAATGACGAACTGGAAAAAGAAATCCAGGGATTCTTCGGGGAAGCATTTTTTAATATCCTGACAATTTTATCGGAATGCAGCGAAAAGCTCCCGAGCAGCAGCAGG
Above is a genomic segment from Verrucomicrobiota bacterium containing:
- a CDS encoding tetratricopeptide repeat protein translates to MKGLPWPHRFTVSAALGWVELGNLQEAAAELERLPADLLEEPTVLDIRWEIHALQKDWLAALRVARAMMIKCPDRVGSWLNQAYALRRVPGGGLTQAWNALLPAARQFPGSEMVSFNLACYAAQMDRLPEAWDFLQQAMRAGANGEQIRRMALADEDLQPLWERLRGK
- a CDS encoding response regulator; translation: MTTEKKRILVVDDETTFTRMVRLNLEKAGPYEVREENRGRRAAATAREFKPHLILLDVIMPDVDGGEVAALIQADPNLKNIPVVFLTATVSKREVGEAGTQRGGLFFLAKPVTLDQLVDCIEKHLKKTEPEAADKTPPVSAEI
- a CDS encoding PAS domain S-box protein; protein product: MPQRSGAHPDGTNGNGANPELLQQWAAIIKYSDDAIMAVNLEGLITSWNPGAERLFGYRVAEAVGMPLERLCLPGNKPELTDILRRANAGEHVVNRELEQVRQDGSRLEVALTVSPLQRLVGGTAAGFSIIARDITLQKRAEEKVRASEAFYHSLVEYLPQNIFRKDINSQFTFANQRFCQTLGKTLKEIVGKNDYDFFPADLAAKYQADDRQVIESGQLLETVEVNQPPDGRKLYVQVCKMPVYGALKRIIGVQCIFWDITNSREAEIALRHSEERYRELLGSVTDYIYTVEIRAGRPVTTHHGPGCLNVTGYAPEDYEKDPFLWYRMIHQEDREAVLRQSENILRGEALPLEHRILHRDGSVRWVRNTPVPRYDEQRRLVAYDGLIADITARKVAEEHLRQALVDLNKSHEELKLAQNLLMHAEKMETVGRLAAGVAHEVKNPLAILLSGMEFLRTSTAAQEESTHQVLEDMGSALKRADSVIHGLLDFAAAQELGVKSESLNNLIDSTLALLRHDLSRGRVEVSKELMTELPLLQLDRNKIEQVFLNLFINSLHAMANGGTLHVLTRVRPLQAEEVVWDAGSRVAERFRPGDRVVEVLVEDTGTGIAPDKLSKIFEPFFTTKPTGQGTGLGLAVTRKILELHGATIRLTNRNEGGVCATLWFRNECVL
- a CDS encoding helix-turn-helix domain-containing protein; the encoded protein is MNTELERQGTKATGRKYASVAELMRGEGVAKEVQDKVKALEEETHIVLQLAKLRQAAGITQEEMAKALGVTQSAISKLESGSDLDVTLREIKEYSRVTDQRIGLMFGKPLSHVEAVKCHALAIRQRLEKLAQIANRNDELEKEIQGFFGEAFFNILTILSECSEKLPSSSRDTGVRIEIIKQSPTRCALVKPKSETGLVAA